A stretch of the Mycolicibacterium celeriflavum genome encodes the following:
- the rpe gene encoding ribulose-phosphate 3-epimerase codes for MAGPLIAPSILAADFARLADEAAAVPGADWLHVDVMDNHFVPNLTIGQPVVEALLKVTDIPMDCHLMIEDPDRWAPPYAEAGAYNVTFHAEATDNPVGVARDIRAAGAKAGLSVKPGTPLEPYLEILPEFDTLLIMSVEPGFGGQKFIPEVLVKVGTARRLVDAGELTIVVEIDGGINADTIEQAAEAGVDCFVAGSAVYSAEDPAAAVESLRRQAAVASKHLRL; via the coding sequence ATGGCAGGACCGCTTATCGCGCCGTCGATCCTGGCCGCCGACTTCGCCCGGCTCGCCGACGAAGCCGCCGCGGTGCCGGGTGCGGACTGGCTGCACGTCGACGTGATGGACAACCACTTCGTGCCGAACCTCACCATCGGTCAGCCGGTCGTGGAGGCGCTGCTGAAGGTGACCGACATCCCGATGGACTGCCATCTGATGATCGAGGATCCCGATCGGTGGGCGCCGCCGTACGCCGAAGCGGGCGCGTACAACGTGACCTTCCACGCCGAAGCCACCGACAACCCCGTCGGCGTCGCCCGCGACATCCGCGCCGCGGGCGCCAAGGCGGGGCTCTCGGTCAAGCCCGGCACTCCGCTGGAGCCGTATCTGGAAATCCTGCCGGAGTTCGACACGCTGCTGATCATGTCGGTGGAGCCGGGCTTCGGTGGCCAGAAGTTCATTCCCGAGGTGCTGGTCAAGGTCGGCACGGCCCGGCGTCTGGTGGACGCAGGTGAGCTGACGATCGTCGTCGAGATCGACGGCGGCATCAATGCGGACACTATCGAGCAGGCCGCCGAGGCGGGAGTGGACTGCTTCGTCGCGGGGTCGGCCGTCTACAGCGCAGAGGACCCCGCCGCTGCGGTGGAATCGTTGCGTCGTCAAGCCGCCGTCGCGTCCAAGCACCTGCGGCTATGA
- a CDS encoding RsmB/NOP family class I SAM-dependent RNA methyltransferase: MTHPRKRPRQRRQPLDPARRAAFDVLRAVSEKDAYANLALPAILRDRGISGRDAAFATELAYGTCRTKGLLDAVISRAADRPPDRIDAVLLDLLRLGAYQLLRTRVEHHAAVSTTVEQAGIEFDSARAGFVNGVLRTIASRDEQSWVEELAPDASTDPVGHTAFVHAHPRWIAQAFADALGADAGELDALLASDDARPAVHLAARPGVLTAADLATQVGGTVGRYSPYAVYLAGGDPGRLQALREGTALVQDEGSQLVARALTLAELDGEDGGRWLDLCSGPGGKTALLAALAGEGRVTAVEPAPVRADLVEQNTRGLPVEVLRVDGRDPGVETGFDRVLVDAPCTGLGALRRRPEARWRRQPSDVPPLAKLQRELLASAIRLTRPGGVVLYATCSPHLAETVGVVADALRRHPVTALDARPLFFPAGEPVDNLGAGPYVQLWPHRHGTDAMFAAALKVG; encoded by the coding sequence ATGACGCATCCCCGCAAGCGTCCGCGCCAGCGGCGCCAACCTCTCGACCCGGCGCGCCGCGCGGCGTTCGACGTGCTGCGGGCGGTTTCGGAGAAGGACGCCTACGCCAACCTCGCACTGCCGGCGATCCTGCGTGATCGCGGGATCAGCGGCCGCGACGCCGCTTTCGCCACCGAGCTCGCCTACGGGACGTGCCGGACGAAAGGCCTGCTGGACGCCGTCATCAGCCGGGCCGCCGACCGTCCGCCGGACAGAATCGATGCCGTCCTGCTCGACCTGCTTCGACTCGGCGCCTATCAGTTGCTGCGCACGCGGGTCGAACACCACGCTGCGGTGTCCACCACCGTCGAGCAGGCCGGCATCGAGTTCGACTCGGCGCGAGCCGGTTTCGTCAACGGCGTGCTGCGCACCATCGCGTCGCGCGACGAGCAGTCCTGGGTCGAAGAGCTGGCACCCGACGCGAGCACCGATCCGGTCGGCCACACGGCGTTCGTCCACGCGCATCCACGCTGGATCGCCCAGGCCTTCGCCGATGCGTTGGGCGCCGACGCCGGCGAACTCGACGCGCTGCTCGCCAGCGACGACGCTCGACCGGCGGTTCACCTCGCGGCCCGGCCCGGGGTGTTGACCGCGGCGGATCTGGCCACCCAGGTGGGCGGCACGGTCGGCCGCTATTCGCCGTACGCCGTGTATCTGGCCGGCGGCGACCCGGGCCGACTGCAGGCGCTGCGTGAGGGCACGGCGCTGGTGCAAGACGAAGGCAGTCAGCTCGTGGCGCGCGCGCTCACGTTGGCCGAACTCGACGGCGAAGACGGCGGCCGGTGGCTCGACCTGTGCTCGGGTCCCGGCGGCAAGACCGCCTTGCTCGCCGCGCTGGCCGGTGAGGGGCGCGTCACCGCGGTCGAGCCCGCGCCCGTACGCGCCGACCTCGTCGAGCAGAACACCCGCGGCCTTCCGGTCGAGGTGCTGCGTGTCGACGGCCGCGACCCCGGTGTGGAAACCGGCTTCGACCGGGTGCTGGTGGACGCGCCGTGCACCGGGCTGGGTGCGCTGCGGCGCAGACCGGAGGCCCGATGGCGGCGCCAGCCATCCGACGTGCCGCCGCTCGCCAAACTGCAACGCGAACTGCTGGCCTCGGCGATCCGGCTGACGCGCCCCGGGGGCGTGGTGTTGTACGCGACCTGCTCGCCGCACCTCGCCGAGACCGTCGGTGTGGTCGCCGACGCGCTGCGCCGACACCCGGTGACTGCCCTGGACGCCCGGCCCTTGTTTTTCCCGGCGGGCGAGCCCGTCGACAACCTCGGCGCCGGGCCGTACGTGCAGTTGTGGCCGCACCGGCACGGCACCGACGCGATGTTCGCGGCCGCCCTCAAAGTAGGGTGA
- the fmt gene encoding methionyl-tRNA formyltransferase, with protein MRIVFAGTPEPALPSLRRLVESPRHDVIAVLTRPDAASGRRGKPSPSPVARFALEHDIPVLRPPKPNSDEFVAELTELAPECCAVVAYGALMKDALLAVPRHGWVNLHFSLLPAWRGAAPVQAAIAAGDTVTGATTFQIEPALDSGPVYGVVTETIRPTDTAGELLERLSVSGAALLETTLDGIADGTLAPVPQPSEGVTIAPKITVDEARVRWDLPAHVVERRIRAVTPNPGAWTMIGDLRIKLGPVSIDDQSESLPPGALRTNRTGARIGTASAPVLLGTVQPPGKKSMNAADWARGARLDDTARAE; from the coding sequence GTGCGCATCGTCTTCGCCGGGACGCCCGAGCCCGCCCTGCCGTCGCTGCGCCGACTCGTCGAGTCGCCTCGTCACGACGTCATCGCGGTGCTGACCCGCCCCGACGCCGCGTCGGGCCGGCGCGGCAAACCGTCCCCGTCGCCGGTGGCCCGGTTCGCACTCGAGCACGACATCCCGGTGCTGCGGCCGCCGAAGCCCAACTCCGACGAGTTCGTCGCCGAACTGACCGAGCTAGCCCCGGAGTGCTGCGCCGTCGTCGCCTACGGGGCCCTGATGAAGGACGCACTGCTCGCGGTGCCTAGGCACGGCTGGGTCAACCTGCACTTCTCACTGTTACCCGCCTGGCGCGGGGCCGCGCCGGTGCAGGCCGCGATCGCCGCCGGTGACACCGTTACCGGTGCGACGACGTTCCAGATCGAGCCGGCCCTCGACTCGGGACCTGTTTACGGCGTGGTCACCGAAACCATCCGACCCACCGACACCGCGGGCGAACTGCTTGAGCGCCTTTCGGTTTCGGGTGCGGCGCTGTTGGAGACAACACTCGACGGGATCGCCGACGGGACGCTCGCCCCGGTGCCACAGCCGTCGGAGGGCGTGACGATAGCGCCGAAGATCACCGTCGACGAGGCCCGGGTGCGATGGGATCTGCCCGCGCACGTCGTCGAGCGACGCATCCGGGCCGTCACACCGAACCCCGGCGCCTGGACGATGATCGGCGACCTACGGATCAAACTGGGCCCCGTCAGCATCGACGACCAATCAGAAAGCCTGCCGCCCGGCGCGCTTCGGACCAACCGCACCGGTGCGCGCATCGGCACCGCGTCCGCCCCCGTGCTGCTCGGCACGGTCCAGCCGCCCGGTAAGAAATCGATGAACGCGGCCGACTGGGCCCGCGGCGCCCGACTCGACGACACGGCGCGAGCCGAATGA
- a CDS encoding LemA family protein, with product MVTFLLVVALVLAVLAFIVFVVGYNKLRAADVRVAEALSGIDVELTRRASLIPSLVHTVQTFAAHEKGILDHVTNARAALTSATAGTSVAQRSTAEKDLDTALAPLLALGQNYPQLNSSNNFLNLQENLTDSENKLAFARQYYNDSVATLNRLITTIPWMFVAPLTGVAEREYYQTPR from the coding sequence ATGGTGACCTTTTTGTTGGTGGTTGCGCTGGTGCTGGCGGTGCTGGCGTTTATCGTGTTCGTGGTCGGCTACAACAAGCTGCGTGCGGCCGACGTGCGAGTTGCCGAGGCGCTGAGCGGTATCGACGTCGAGCTCACCCGCCGCGCATCGCTGATCCCGAGCCTCGTGCACACCGTGCAGACCTTCGCCGCACATGAGAAGGGCATTCTCGACCACGTCACCAACGCCCGGGCGGCGTTGACGTCGGCGACGGCGGGTACATCGGTGGCCCAGCGCAGCACCGCCGAGAAGGACCTCGACACTGCGTTGGCCCCGCTGCTGGCGCTCGGACAGAACTATCCGCAGCTGAACTCGTCGAACAACTTCCTCAACTTGCAGGAGAACCTCACAGACAGCGAGAACAAGCTGGCGTTCGCGCGCCAGTACTACAACGACTCGGTCGCCACACTGAACCGGTTGATCACCACGATCCCGTGGATGTTCGTCGCGCCGCTGACTGGGGTGGCGGAGCGCGAGTACTACCAGACGCCGCGCTGA
- a CDS encoding DUF2207 domain-containing protein: MRRLFAWSITLLLLAFGLLWPVIFAGGGSDAAPVDDPVVITDYDADFVVNDNGRLDAVEIITADFPGGRHGIFRYWDVTNPNNPHVRQTPKIKSILLDGEWVSYQMLWEDGERFRVAKIGDPEQYLSYGEHVFEIRYSIDGVLDPGNAGADRRFASSTGEPAASDSVFFWNVIAPAWNNRIQRADISIRLPGNVAHVQCSVGYGVGAPCRNLTVTGNKVELLAQYLAPHTPVTVRAGVEVATPPRAELPWTHTWDRVLGQSLTGVLLVGALTVAAGAAALLWYRTTVEPSPGFPLQYAPPPGLGPVQTEYIRTEAVPKNGLTATLFYLAERELIELRQMSDQHWRVRGIAERSAWLGVDPVSVAVGSALKAMGPGTEFEAKKTVKSGQKLTKAKTDMAKAVQKWAIDNKLLVKRRKELWVRTANAIAFLFMLFGIFRWVFPTTMWALPFAAFFLLSIRSWTAGVGTRRTEAGRELWSRAGGFHRLLTTDSAEARFDFGAHKDLYSAYVPFAVAAGAAALWAKKYEAATGTPAPQPYWYNSSSTSGVGFVGGSGGASFDSFESALSSSIGAYTASQSSSGGSSGGGGFSGGGGGGGGGGGGGGGSW; the protein is encoded by the coding sequence ATGCGCCGATTGTTCGCGTGGTCGATCACCTTGCTGCTGCTCGCCTTCGGGCTGCTGTGGCCGGTGATCTTCGCCGGCGGCGGCTCGGACGCGGCGCCTGTCGACGACCCGGTTGTCATCACCGACTACGACGCGGACTTCGTCGTCAACGACAACGGACGACTCGACGCCGTGGAAATAATCACGGCGGACTTCCCCGGCGGCAGGCACGGGATCTTCCGGTACTGGGATGTGACCAATCCCAACAACCCTCACGTCCGGCAGACGCCGAAAATCAAGTCGATTCTCCTCGACGGCGAGTGGGTGTCGTATCAGATGCTGTGGGAGGACGGGGAGCGGTTCCGGGTGGCCAAAATCGGCGATCCCGAGCAGTACCTCAGTTACGGCGAGCACGTGTTCGAGATCCGCTACTCCATCGACGGCGTTCTCGATCCCGGAAACGCCGGCGCTGACCGAAGATTCGCCTCGTCGACCGGTGAGCCCGCCGCATCGGACTCGGTGTTCTTCTGGAATGTGATCGCGCCGGCCTGGAACAACCGCATCCAGCGGGCCGATATCTCGATTCGCCTGCCCGGCAACGTCGCCCACGTTCAGTGCTCGGTCGGCTACGGTGTCGGCGCCCCGTGCCGGAACTTGACGGTCACGGGCAACAAAGTCGAGCTCTTAGCGCAGTACCTCGCACCGCACACCCCGGTAACGGTGCGTGCAGGTGTCGAAGTCGCCACCCCGCCGCGCGCCGAACTGCCGTGGACGCACACCTGGGACCGCGTGCTCGGCCAGTCGTTGACCGGTGTCCTGCTGGTCGGGGCCCTGACCGTGGCAGCCGGTGCGGCCGCGCTGCTGTGGTACCGCACCACTGTGGAACCGTCGCCCGGATTTCCATTGCAGTACGCGCCGCCGCCCGGTCTGGGCCCGGTCCAGACCGAGTACATCCGGACAGAAGCGGTTCCCAAGAACGGGCTCACCGCCACGCTGTTCTACCTCGCCGAGCGCGAGCTGATCGAACTGCGTCAGATGAGCGACCAGCATTGGCGTGTCCGGGGTATCGCCGAGCGCAGCGCGTGGCTCGGCGTCGACCCGGTCAGCGTGGCGGTCGGGTCGGCGTTGAAAGCGATGGGCCCGGGCACCGAGTTCGAAGCCAAGAAGACCGTCAAGTCCGGACAAAAGCTCACCAAGGCCAAGACCGACATGGCCAAAGCCGTCCAGAAGTGGGCAATCGACAACAAGCTGCTCGTCAAGCGCAGGAAGGAGCTGTGGGTCCGCACCGCGAACGCGATCGCATTCTTGTTCATGCTGTTCGGCATCTTCCGGTGGGTGTTCCCGACGACGATGTGGGCGTTGCCCTTCGCCGCCTTCTTCCTGCTGTCGATCCGGTCGTGGACCGCGGGTGTGGGGACCCGCCGAACCGAGGCGGGCCGCGAACTATGGTCGCGCGCAGGCGGTTTCCACCGGCTGCTGACGACCGACTCGGCTGAAGCGCGGTTCGACTTCGGGGCACACAAGGATCTCTACTCGGCCTATGTCCCGTTCGCGGTCGCCGCGGGCGCCGCGGCGCTGTGGGCCAAGAAGTACGAGGCGGCCACGGGTACACCTGCACCGCAACCGTATTGGTACAACTCATCCTCGACCAGCGGCGTGGGCTTCGTCGGTGGTTCCGGCGGGGCGAGCTTCGACAGCTTCGAGTCGGCGTTGTCGTCGTCGATCGGCGCCTACACCGCATCGCAGTCGTCCAGTGGCGGCAGCAGTGGTGGTGGCGGCTTCAGCGGCGGCGGCGGTGGTGGCGGCGGCGGGGGCGGAGGAGGAGGCGGATCATGGTGA
- a CDS encoding primosomal protein N', whose amino-acid sequence MLTVPHLDREFDYLVSAEQSDDAQPGVRVRVRFHGRLVDAFILERRSDTDHVGKLGWLDRVVSPEPVLTPEIRRLTDAVAARYAGTRADVLRLAIPPRHARVEKQDPPESVTFTADPVDTAPWSAYGRGDQFVAALADGRAARAVWQALPGEAWPDRLAEAAAVTVNSGRGVLVIVPDQRDIDALHTAAVRFVDDARVVALSAGLGPAQRYRRWLSVLRGDARLVIGTRSAVFAPVGDLGLVMVWDDGDDTLAEPRAPYPHAREVAMLRAHQLRCAALIGGYARTAEAQALVRSGWAHDLVALRPVVRAASPRVIALDDSGFEQERDPAARSARLPSMALQAARKALESGAPVLVQVPRRGYVPALACARCRTIARCRHCTGPLSLPDRDAAGAVCRWCGRTHTALRCARCGSDAVRAVVVGARRTAEELGRAFPGTTVITSGGDAMVAEVPPHPAVVVATPGAEPAVSGGGYGAALLLDSWALLGRQDLRAAEDALRRWMAAGARVRSRADGGVVAVVAESAIPTVQALIRWDPVGHADIELNSRTDVGLPPAVHMAAIDGVPEAVHSLLDTAALPDGAERLGPVDLPVGARRPPGIPTDGTVIRMLVRVPRVTGLALSSALRRAAAVLSARHDQQPVRIQIDPLHIG is encoded by the coding sequence ATGCTGACCGTGCCGCATCTCGACCGCGAATTCGACTATCTGGTGTCTGCCGAGCAGTCCGACGACGCGCAGCCCGGCGTCCGGGTGCGGGTACGGTTCCACGGTCGGCTGGTCGATGCTTTCATTCTCGAAAGACGTTCCGACACAGATCATGTCGGCAAGCTCGGGTGGTTGGACCGGGTGGTGTCACCGGAGCCGGTGCTGACGCCGGAGATTCGCCGCCTCACCGACGCCGTCGCGGCGCGCTATGCGGGCACCCGCGCGGACGTGTTGCGGCTGGCGATACCACCACGTCATGCCCGGGTCGAGAAGCAGGACCCACCGGAGTCGGTGACGTTCACCGCCGACCCGGTCGACACGGCCCCCTGGTCCGCCTATGGCCGCGGCGACCAGTTCGTCGCGGCGCTGGCCGACGGCCGCGCGGCGCGCGCGGTCTGGCAGGCGCTCCCCGGGGAAGCGTGGCCGGACCGACTGGCCGAAGCCGCGGCGGTCACCGTGAACTCCGGACGTGGCGTGTTGGTGATCGTTCCCGATCAGCGTGACATCGACGCGCTGCACACCGCAGCCGTCCGCTTCGTCGACGACGCGCGCGTGGTGGCGCTGTCGGCGGGACTCGGCCCCGCGCAACGTTACCGACGCTGGTTGTCGGTGTTGCGCGGCGACGCCCGGCTCGTCATCGGCACCCGCAGCGCGGTGTTCGCGCCCGTCGGCGACCTCGGCCTGGTGATGGTGTGGGACGACGGCGACGACACGCTCGCCGAGCCCCGGGCACCGTATCCGCATGCGCGGGAGGTGGCGATGCTGCGCGCGCACCAACTCCGTTGCGCCGCATTGATCGGCGGCTACGCCAGGACCGCCGAGGCGCAGGCGCTCGTGCGCAGCGGCTGGGCGCACGACCTGGTCGCGCTTCGGCCGGTGGTGCGGGCGGCCTCCCCGCGCGTGATCGCCCTCGACGACAGCGGTTTCGAGCAGGAACGCGATCCGGCCGCCCGGTCGGCCCGGCTGCCCTCGATGGCGCTGCAGGCGGCGCGCAAGGCGTTGGAGTCCGGCGCGCCGGTGCTGGTTCAGGTGCCCCGCCGCGGATATGTGCCGGCGCTGGCGTGCGCGCGGTGTCGGACCATCGCCCGGTGCAGGCACTGCACCGGCCCGCTGTCGCTGCCGGATCGGGATGCCGCTGGCGCGGTGTGCCGATGGTGTGGCCGGACCCATACCGCCTTGCGCTGCGCCCGATGCGGCTCGGACGCAGTGCGCGCGGTCGTTGTCGGGGCCCGGCGCACCGCCGAGGAGCTCGGCCGCGCTTTCCCCGGGACGACGGTCATCACCTCCGGCGGCGACGCGATGGTGGCCGAAGTGCCGCCGCATCCGGCGGTCGTGGTCGCTACGCCCGGTGCGGAACCCGCCGTCTCGGGCGGCGGCTACGGCGCCGCGCTGCTGCTGGACAGTTGGGCGCTTCTCGGTCGACAGGACTTGCGAGCCGCGGAGGATGCCCTGCGCCGCTGGATGGCCGCAGGGGCTCGGGTGCGCAGTCGGGCGGACGGTGGGGTGGTCGCGGTGGTCGCCGAGTCCGCGATACCGACGGTGCAGGCGCTGATCCGCTGGGATCCGGTCGGCCACGCCGACATTGAACTGAACTCCCGCACCGACGTCGGCCTGCCGCCGGCCGTGCACATGGCCGCGATCGACGGTGTCCCCGAGGCGGTCCACTCGCTGCTCGACACCGCAGCACTGCCCGACGGCGCCGAGCGGTTGGGACCGGTCGATCTTCCGGTCGGCGCGCGCCGGCCGCCCGGCATCCCTACCGACGGCACGGTGATCAGGATGCTCGTCCGGGTGCCCCGCGTCACCGGCCTGGCGCTGTCCTCTGCCCTGCGACGGGCGGCTGCGGTGCTCAGCGCCCGCCACGATCAACAGCCGGTTCGCATCCAGATCGACCCGCTGCACATAGGGTGA
- a CDS encoding lysoplasmalogenase, with translation MQTPYVHPWTRRLWVAAAVVGPCYGVFLIVTAVRLPAGAELTGQFALQPAAKAAAAVLLAAAALTHPIVRERRWLVAALLFSAAGDVLLALPWWEPSFVLGLGAFLVAHLCFLAALWPLAAASAPRLAAAAITVAACLALLVWFWPRLIDDGMAVPVTLYIAVLGAMVCAALLARLPTPWTALGAVCFAVSDAMIGIGKFVLTPPHSEALAVPIWWAYATSLLLITAGFFFGRTAEMSARSATTS, from the coding sequence ATGCAGACACCGTACGTTCACCCCTGGACCAGGCGTCTGTGGGTGGCGGCGGCGGTTGTCGGACCCTGCTACGGCGTCTTCCTGATCGTGACCGCGGTGCGGCTTCCCGCGGGCGCCGAACTCACCGGCCAGTTCGCGCTGCAGCCCGCGGCGAAGGCGGCTGCGGCGGTGCTGCTCGCGGCGGCCGCGCTGACCCACCCGATCGTCCGCGAACGACGCTGGCTGGTGGCTGCCCTGCTGTTCTCCGCGGCGGGCGACGTCCTGTTGGCGCTGCCCTGGTGGGAGCCGTCGTTCGTGCTGGGGTTGGGCGCTTTCCTTGTCGCGCACCTGTGCTTTCTGGCGGCCCTGTGGCCCCTGGCCGCCGCTTCGGCGCCGCGGCTGGCCGCTGCGGCGATCACCGTCGCGGCCTGCCTGGCCCTGCTGGTGTGGTTCTGGCCGCGGTTGATCGACGACGGTATGGCGGTACCTGTCACGCTGTACATCGCAGTGCTCGGCGCGATGGTGTGCGCCGCACTGCTGGCGCGCCTGCCGACACCGTGGACCGCTCTCGGTGCGGTGTGCTTCGCGGTGTCCGATGCAATGATCGGCATCGGCAAGTTCGTCTTGACCCCACCACACTCAGAGGCGCTGGCAGTGCCGATCTGGTGGGCGTATGCGACGTCGCTGCTGCTGATCACGGCGGGGTTCTTCTTCGGCCGGACGGCCGAGATGTCCGCGCGGTCTGCTACCACTTCGTAG
- a CDS encoding alpha/beta hydrolase, whose product MSDAEVGPASPEPIDAILLKVLEKVPFQLSTEGGAQAARQRFDALPRVETNPEVRAEGRTVDGPGGPIPVRLYRPPAGTDTTPPVVLFFHGGGWSVGDLDSYDSTARRHAADADAVVISVDYRLAPEHPYPAAVDDVWAVTQWVGTHADELGVDADRIAVAGDSAGGNLAAVVSQLARDAGGPPIRFQLLWYPATTWDVSLPSFKENADAPILNFAAVTGFSRWYVGDMDLRDMPATLAPARAKDLTGLPPAYIAVAGHDPLRDDGARYAELLAAADVPVELHNAETLIHGYLGYAGVVPAATEATERGLSALRRALHG is encoded by the coding sequence ATGTCAGACGCTGAAGTAGGGCCGGCCAGCCCGGAGCCCATAGACGCCATTCTGCTGAAGGTACTTGAGAAGGTCCCGTTTCAGTTGTCAACCGAAGGCGGAGCCCAGGCCGCACGGCAGCGGTTCGATGCGCTGCCCCGTGTGGAGACCAATCCCGAGGTTCGTGCCGAGGGCCGTACGGTCGACGGGCCCGGCGGGCCGATCCCGGTACGGTTGTACCGCCCGCCCGCGGGAACCGACACCACCCCGCCGGTCGTGCTGTTCTTCCACGGCGGCGGCTGGTCGGTGGGCGATCTCGACAGCTACGACAGCACCGCGCGTCGGCACGCGGCCGACGCCGACGCGGTGGTGATCTCCGTCGACTACCGGCTTGCGCCCGAGCATCCCTATCCCGCCGCCGTCGACGACGTGTGGGCGGTGACGCAGTGGGTCGGCACACACGCCGACGAGTTGGGAGTCGACGCCGATCGAATCGCGGTAGCGGGTGATTCGGCGGGCGGCAACCTCGCCGCGGTGGTGTCCCAGCTGGCACGCGACGCGGGCGGACCGCCGATCCGCTTCCAGCTGCTGTGGTATCCGGCGACGACGTGGGACGTGTCGCTGCCGTCATTCAAGGAGAACGCCGACGCGCCCATCCTGAACTTTGCTGCGGTGACGGGATTTTCACGTTGGTACGTGGGGGACATGGATCTGCGTGACATGCCCGCGACGTTGGCGCCGGCCCGCGCGAAGGACCTCACCGGTCTGCCGCCCGCCTACATCGCCGTCGCGGGCCACGATCCGCTGCGCGACGACGGCGCCCGTTACGCCGAGCTGCTGGCCGCCGCGGACGTGCCCGTCGAACTGCACAACGCCGAAACGCTGATACACGGTTATCTCGGTTATGCGGGTGTGGTGCCGGCCGCGACCGAAGCCACCGAGCGGGGACTGTCGGCGCTGCGTCGCGCGTTGCACGGGTGA
- a CDS encoding flavin-containing monooxygenase, whose protein sequence is MTAPDHDTVIVGAGFSGIGTAIKLDKAGMGDYLVVEAGEGPGGTWYWNTYPGIAVDIPSFSYQFSFEKSPNWTRSYAPGKELQAYAEHCVDKYRLRPKIRFNTKVTGATFDDEDSLWRVELDTGQQVTSRFLVNASGVLITPNLPDIDGVDSFAGVTMHTARWDHGQDLTGKRVAIIGTGASAVQVIPEIAPIVKQLTVFQRTPIWCFPKPDVPLSPLMRRLMRLPGGHTVQRLLSQAYVELTFTLPAQYFTLNPMAKNMSKVGEAYLRKQVDDPEVRDKLTPRYAVGCKRPGFHNTYLSTYNRDNVELVTEPIDKITGSGVATVDGVTRDVDVLILATGFKVMDVDEMPTYPLTGSGGLTWSRLWNEQRLQAYEGVSVPGFPNFFSVFGPYGYVGNSYFTLIETQTHHIVRCLTAARRKHAKRVEVKQEANDRYFAEMMRKRHRQIFWQDSCQLARSYYFDKNGDVPLRPASTPETYWRSRRFPLSDYAFTS, encoded by the coding sequence ATGACAGCGCCGGATCACGACACCGTCATCGTCGGCGCCGGATTCTCCGGCATCGGCACCGCGATCAAGCTCGACAAGGCAGGGATGGGTGACTACCTCGTCGTCGAGGCCGGCGAGGGACCGGGCGGGACGTGGTACTGGAACACGTATCCCGGTATCGCCGTTGATATTCCGTCGTTCTCCTACCAGTTCTCCTTCGAGAAGAGCCCGAACTGGACGCGGAGTTACGCGCCCGGAAAGGAGCTGCAGGCCTACGCCGAGCACTGCGTCGACAAGTACCGTTTGCGGCCGAAGATCCGGTTCAACACCAAGGTGACCGGTGCGACGTTCGACGACGAGGACAGCCTGTGGCGCGTCGAACTCGATACCGGCCAGCAGGTCACGTCCCGTTTCCTGGTCAACGCCAGCGGGGTGCTGATCACTCCGAACCTGCCCGATATCGACGGCGTCGACTCGTTCGCCGGCGTGACCATGCACACCGCCCGTTGGGACCACGGGCAAGACCTGACCGGGAAGCGGGTCGCGATCATCGGCACGGGCGCCTCAGCGGTGCAGGTCATCCCTGAGATCGCTCCGATCGTCAAGCAGCTCACGGTTTTCCAGCGCACTCCTATCTGGTGCTTCCCCAAGCCCGATGTGCCGCTCTCGCCGCTGATGCGGCGGTTGATGCGGCTTCCGGGCGGCCACACGGTGCAGCGCCTGCTCAGCCAGGCATACGTCGAGCTCACCTTCACGCTGCCCGCGCAGTACTTCACCCTCAACCCGATGGCCAAGAACATGTCCAAAGTCGGTGAGGCGTATCTGCGCAAGCAGGTCGACGACCCGGAAGTGCGCGACAAGCTCACGCCGCGCTACGCCGTCGGATGCAAACGACCCGGCTTCCACAACACGTATCTGTCCACGTACAACCGCGACAACGTCGAGTTGGTCACCGAACCGATCGACAAGATCACCGGATCCGGGGTCGCCACCGTCGACGGCGTGACGCGCGACGTGGACGTGCTGATCCTGGCGACCGGGTTCAAGGTGATGGACGTCGACGAGATGCCGACCTATCCACTGACCGGGTCGGGCGGGCTGACATGGAGCCGGCTCTGGAACGAGCAACGCCTGCAGGCCTATGAGGGCGTCAGCGTACCGGGATTCCCCAACTTCTTCTCAGTGTTCGGCCCGTACGGCTATGTCGGGAACTCCTACTTCACGCTCATCGAGACGCAGACGCACCACATCGTGCGTTGCCTGACGGCGGCCCGTCGCAAGCACGCGAAGCGCGTCGAGGTGAAGCAGGAGGCCAACGACCGCTATTTCGCCGAGATGATGCGCAAGCGGCACCGCCAGATCTTCTGGCAGGACAGCTGCCAACTCGCCCGCAGCTATTACTTCGACAAGAACGGCGACGTTCCGCTGCGGCCTGCGAGCACCCCGGAGACGTACTGGCGCAGCCGCCGCTTCCCGCTGTCGGACTACGCGTTCACGTCCTGA